TCGAGAGATTGAAGGACTCTTTTCGGGAGGGCAATTTAATGGAAGTTCTGGCTATGAGGAGGCCGCAGTACAGGGATTTATGGCAGGTGTCAATGCGGCGATGAAGGTTCTTGGTCGAGAGCGTTTTATTATTGACCGCTCACAGGGATATATTGGTGTGCTCATTGATGACCTTGTGACAAAAGAAAGTCATGAGCCCTATCGAATGATGACTTCTCGATCGGAGTATCGCCTCTTACTTCGTCAGGACAATGCAGATATGCGCTTGACAGAGATGGGCTATGAAATGGGATTGATTTCTGAAGAAAGATATCAGAAGTATTGCAAGAAGAAAGAAGCCATTGAAAAAGAAATCAAGCGATTGGAAGCCATTTATGTCGGAGCAGGGGAAAGGACACAGGAAGTTTTGCTTTCTCATGGGTCGACTCCACTACAGACAAGTGCAACGCTTGCAGAACTCATTCGAAGACCGGAATTAAATTATGAGGCGGTGAGAGATCTTGATCCAGAGCGAGAGGATCTGCCAAAGGATGTGTGTGATCAAGTCAATATCAATATTAAGTATGAGGGATATATTCGCAGGCAGGCACAGCAGGTTCGGCAATTTAAAAAATTAGAAAATAAGAAAATTCCAGTGGACATCGATTATCAAAAGGTCAATAGTCTTCGCATAGAGGCGGTTCAAAAGTTAGAGGCTGTGCGACCAGCATCTATTGGTCAGGCCTCAAGAATTTCTGGTGTTTCGCCAGCAGACATTACCGTGTTGATGGTGTACTTGGAAACTTTGCGGGGAGGAAAATCATGACAGAGGAGTTTAGACAGGAGTTGGAGGAGGGGCTGGCCACAATTCAATTGGCATTGAGTGAGGAACAGATGGAAAAGCTCTATCAATTTTACATTGACCTAATAGAAACCAATAAGGTGATGAATCTCACAGCCATCACGCAGAGAAGAGAAGTGATCTATAAGCATTTTATTGATAGCTTGGCCATTTATTCCTTTTGCCCAGAAATTTTTCAAGGTGGACGAGTGATCGATGTGGGCACAGGAGCTGGATTTCCTGGAATTCCACTGGCAATTGCATTTCCAAATACAAAATTTGTATTGTTGGATAGCCTCAACAAGAGAATCCAATTTATTCACAGTGTGAGTCAAAAATTGGAACTTAAAAATTTGGTGGCTGAACATGGAAGAGCAGAGGACTTTGCAAAAAATCCAGATTATCGAGAGCAATTTGACTATTGTGTGTCGAGAGCAGTTGCTAATCTTTCTACACTTTCGGAATATTGTCTACCCTTTGTAAAAGTTGGAGGATACTTTATTCCCTATAAATCAGGAGACATTAAAAGTGAAGTGGACAGTGCCAAGTTTGCACTCAAACTTTTAGGGGGAAAATTAAAGGAGATTCATCCCTTTATACTTGCAGGTGAAGAGGCAGGGCGATCCTTTGTCGTCATCAAAAAGTGCGAGAACACTGCGAAGAAATACCCAAGAAAGGCGGGGATGCCCGCCAAAGAACCTCTAGGTAAATAATGTTTCATGTGAAACATTACAAGTAAATATTGAGAAGTTGAAGCAACTCCCTTGGCAATTCTAGCTGTGGGAGTCGCTTGCATTTTGGAAGAATAGCTGACTCAATGGAGGGATTAATTTGGACCATTGATGCGATGGCCGAAACGCCATCAGAATCATTTTCACCAGCAATAAGAACAATATTGTGGTCGATGCAGGCTAGGGCCGGTTTGATGTTGAACTTTGTGTAGTTGCAAATAATGCTTGAGTGGACACTTCGAGGGAAGTCGCCACGATGAGCACTCTCGTAGTAGATGTCTTTTAGGAGCGCGGGGACAGCATAGGGATGATAAAAATTCTCTTCCACTTCGCGATCAATATTTTTTTTCGAGTAGGCAATGTTGTAGAGGAGATTTCCGAGCATGGGAAGTTGGAGTATAAACTTGTAGCTCTTTGCCCGCTTTCCAGGAATCTTCATCTCCTCTTCGGGACTTTTTGGAGAGATAAAAACCAAGTTGGCAAAGAGATCAGGATTATTCTTACAGGCTGTAATTACAGCACAAGCTGTTTCTCCTGTGGTCACAACATGAGTGCGCCTTCCAATTTCTGATTGAATAAAGTCACTGATCAATTGCATAAACAGTGGATTCGTGTAGGTTATATCTGGTTTTTCTGATCGGCCAAAGCCAATGAGGTCAGGGACATAGACAGTAAATTTTTTGGACAGTGAAGAAAGAACACGATCCCATTCGTAGCCAGAGGAAGTAGGGCAGAGGTCATGCAGAAGAAGTAGGGGACTTCCCTGTCCTGTCTTTGTATAATGAATCTTGCCAAGCCTCCACTTGTAGTAGAGCGAAGTGTCCGAATGCATGAGATGTTTTGAATGTGCCCGAACTTTAATGAATGTATTGATGGCACAAGTTCCAATAAAGGAAGTGGTGGCCAAAGTGAAAAGGGGGAGAAGTTTATGTCTTGCTTTCATAAATATATTCCTTTAATTATCTGTATTTAATCTTGTATTTATTTTAACACAGAGAAAATATGACTTCAATAGTATCTATGTTTCACGTGAAACATATGCTATAATAAGAGCGACATTCTAGGAGAGGTGAACGAGATGGGAAAAATTATTGCAATTGCAAATCAAAAGGGTGGCGTTGGAAAGACAACAACAGCAATCAATTTGGCAGCCGCACTCGCAGAGGCGGGGAAAAAAGTGCTGGCGATTGATTTTGATCCGCAGGGAAATATGTCCAGTGGTCTGGGAATTGAAAAAAATAAAGTGAGACAAAGCATATATGAGCTCTTGATGGGCTTGGCTAGATATGAAGAAGTCTTGGTTACAACAGAAACAGAGAATCTCTATTTATTGCCAGCTAATGTCAACCTGTCTGGTGCAGAAATTGAATTGCTTGATGTAGAGGATAGAGAAAAGGCATTGAAGCAAAAAATCGATCCCAAAAAGAATGATTTTGATTTTATGATTATTGACTGTCCACCGTCATTGAGTCTTTTGACAATTAATGCATTGACAGCAGCAGATAGCGTGTTGATTCCCATTCAATGCGAGTACTATGCACTTGAAGGAGTCAATCAAATGATAAAGACCATTCAATTATTGCGTCAAAAGCTCAATAAGAATTTAGTAATTGAAGGTGTTGCATTTACAATGTATGATGGAAGAAATCGATTGTCACAGCAGGTGGTGGAGAGTGTGAGTGAGGCCTTGTCCGAAAGAATATTTAAGACATTAATTCCAAGAAATGTCCGTTTGGCTGAGGCACCAAGCTATGGTATGTC
This region of Lachnospiraceae bacterium oral taxon 096 genomic DNA includes:
- a CDS encoding ParA family protein; the encoded protein is MGKIIAIANQKGGVGKTTTAINLAAALAEAGKKVLAIDFDPQGNMSSGLGIEKNKVRQSIYELLMGLARYEEVLVTTETENLYLLPANVNLSGAEIELLDVEDREKALKQKIDPKKNDFDFMIIDCPPSLSLLTINALTAADSVLIPIQCEYYALEGVNQMIKTIQLLRQKLNKNLVIEGVAFTMYDGRNRLSQQVVESVSEALSERIFKTLIPRNVRLAEAPSYGMSVLSYDKRSSGAQSYRKLAAEILEG
- a CDS encoding alpha/beta fold hydrolase, translating into MKARHKLLPLFTLATTSFIGTCAINTFIKVRAHSKHLMHSDTSLYYKWRLGKIHYTKTGQGSPLLLLHDLCPTSSGYEWDRVLSSLSKKFTVYVPDLIGFGRSEKPDITYTNPLFMQLISDFIQSEIGRRTHVVTTGETACAVITACKNNPDLFANLVFISPKSPEEEMKIPGKRAKSYKFILQLPMLGNLLYNIAYSKKNIDREVEENFYHPYAVPALLKDIYYESAHRGDFPRSVHSSIICNYTKFNIKPALACIDHNIVLIAGENDSDGVSAIASMVQINPSIESAILPKCKRLPQLELPRELLQLLNIYL
- the rsmG gene encoding 16S rRNA (guanine(527)-N(7))-methyltransferase RsmG; the encoded protein is MTEEFRQELEEGLATIQLALSEEQMEKLYQFYIDLIETNKVMNLTAITQRREVIYKHFIDSLAIYSFCPEIFQGGRVIDVGTGAGFPGIPLAIAFPNTKFVLLDSLNKRIQFIHSVSQKLELKNLVAEHGRAEDFAKNPDYREQFDYCVSRAVANLSTLSEYCLPFVKVGGYFIPYKSGDIKSEVDSAKFALKLLGGKLKEIHPFILAGEEAGRSFVVIKKCENTAKKYPRKAGMPAKEPLGK